One region of Zingiber officinale cultivar Zhangliang chromosome 7B, Zo_v1.1, whole genome shotgun sequence genomic DNA includes:
- the LOC122004351 gene encoding uncharacterized protein LOC122004351 yields MPKFTKFLKGILSNRRQKGDFETVALTENYSALLMVNPPPKIQDPGSFSIPCRIGPELILRAFYDLGASVILFPYSLCKKLGLQNIKLTTMALQLVDHSCRYPMGIVEDVLVEVGGCTVPAYFIILDMEEDPKIPIILGRSFLATAGAIIDVKSHRLSLEIGKEKIEFDLSDSSICNSSPQGHSRKINMHKVE; encoded by the coding sequence ATGCCGAAGTTCACGAAGTTTCTAAAGGGAATATTATCTAACAGAAGGCAGAAGGGTGACTTCGAGACTGTAGCATTAACAGAAAATTACAGCGCCCTCCTTATGGTGAATCCCCCACCAAAGATTCAAGATCCAGGAAGTTTCTCCATACCATGCAGAATTGGTCCTGAACTCATACTAAGAGCTTTCTACGACTTGGGGGCTAGCGTCATCCTATTTCCGTACTCCTTATGCAAGAAGCTGGGCCTCCAGAACATAAAATTAACCACCATGGCACTTCAATTAGTGGACCACTCATGTAGATACCCGATGGGAATAGTGGAAGATGTGCTAGTTGAAGTGGGTGGGTGTACAGTTCCcgcatattttattattttggatATGGAGGAAGATCCTAAGATACCGATTATCCTTGGAAGATCATTCCTTGCCACAGCTGGAGCCATCATCGACGTAAAAAGTCACAGGCTATCCTTGGAGATTGGTAAAGAAAAGATTGAGTTCGATTTATCAGATTCCTCCATCTGCAACTCCTCCCCTCAGGGACATTCTCGCAAGATCAACATGCATAAAGTCGAGTAG